Below is a window of Caballeronia insecticola DNA.
GCCGACATCGCCTGATTGACCATCTGCGCGGCGGCGCTCGCCGTTGCTGCGGACGGCGTGGGCTCGGCGGCCGGCGCGTTGAAGTCCGCATGCGTGAACGACACGTTCTCCAGATGGCTGCCCTTTTCTTCGTACTGCTCGGCCGCTTCTTCCAGTTGCTCGGGCGACTGGATCTGCACGTTCATCACGACCCGCGTGACTTCCTGCTTCACGGCGTCGAGCATGGCGGCGAACAGTTCGAATGCCTCGCGCTTGTATTCCTGCTTCGGGTTCTTCTGCGCATAGCCGCGCAGATGGATGCCCTGACGCAGGTGATCGAGCGCGGCGAGATGCTCGCGCCAGCGGCTGTCGAGCGTCTGCAGCATGATCGAGCGTTCGAACGCGCTGAACGACTCGCGGCCCACGAGCGCGACCTTCGCTTCGTACGCTTCGTCGGCGGCGGCGAGCACGGCTTCGCAGATTTCTTCGGCGTCGATCGAGTTCGACTCGTTGATCATCTCCTGAACGGCCAGGTCGAGCGACCAGTCGTTGCGCAGCACTTCTTCCAGCTCCGGCGCTTCCCACTGTTCCTCGATGCTGCCCGCCGGCACGAACGTGCGCACCAGGTCGCCGATCACGCTCTGACGCATGGCGGCGATGGTTTCCTGCACGTCGTTCGCTTCGAGCAGTTCGTTGCGCTGCTGGTAGATCACCTTGCGCTGGTCGTTCGATACATCGTCGTATTCGAGCAGCTGCTTGCGGATATCGAAATTGCGCGCCTCGACCTTGCGTTGCGCGCCCTCGATGGACCGCGTCACCATGCCCGCTTCGATCGGCTCGCCTTCGGGCATCTTCAGGCGATCCATGATGGCGCGCACGCGGTCGCCCGCGAAGATGCGCAAAAGCGGATCGTCCAGCGACAGATAGAAGCGCGACGAGCCCGGATCGCCCTGACGGCCCGCACGGCCGCGCAGCTGGTTGTCGATCCGCCGCGATTCGTGACGCTCGGTGCCGATGATATGCAGACCGCCCGCCGCCTTCACGTGGTCGTGCAGCGTCTGCCATTCGTCGTGCAGCTTCTGGATGCGCGCGGCTTTTTCGTCCTCGGGAATGGAGAGATCCGCCTCGATGAACGACGCCTGCTTTTCGACGTTGCCGCCCAGCACGATGTCCGTGCCGCGGCCCGCCATGTTCGTGGCGATGGTGACCGCGCTCGGCCGCCCCGCTTCCGCGACGATCGCCGCTTCGCGCGCATGCTGCTTCGCGTTGAGCACTTCGTGCTTGATGGCCGCCTTGCCGAGCAGACCGGACAGCAGTTCGGACGCTTCGATCGACGTTGTGCCGACGAGCGTCGGCTGGCCGCGCTCGACGCATTCGCGGATGTCGCGAATCACGGCGTCATAACGTTCCTTCGACGTCTTGTAGATCTGATCCTGCTTGTCGGCACGCTTCGGCGGCCGGTTGGTCGGAATCACGACCGTTTCGAGCCCGTAGATTTCCTGGAACTCGTACGCTTCCGTGTCCGCGGTGCCGGTCATGCCGGACAGCTTCGCGTACATGCGGAAATAGTTCTGCAGCGTGATCGATGCGAGCGTCTGATTCTCGGCCTGAATCTGGACGTGTTCCTTCGCTTCGACGGCCTGATGCAAGCCGTCCGACCAGCGGCGGCCGTTCATCATGCGGCCCGTGAATTCGTCGACGATCACGACTTCGCCGTTCTGCACCACGTAATGCTGATCGCGATGGAACAGCGTGTGCGCGCGCAGGGCAGCGTAGATGTGGTGCATCAGCGTGATGTTCTGCGGCGCGTAAAGGCTTTCGCCCTCGCCGATCAGACCCCACTCGGCGAGCAGGCGCTCGGCCTTCTCGTGGCCCGATTCGGTCAGGAACACCTGACGCGCCTTTTCGTCGAGCGTGTAGTCGCCCGGCTTCTCCACGCCCGTGCCGTCCGCCTTCTCCTCGCCGATCTGCTGTTCGAGCAGCGGCGGCAGCGCGTTCATGCGCACATAGAGATCGGTGTGATCTTCGGCCTGACCGGAGATGATGAGCGGTGTGCGCGCTTCGTCGATAAGGATCGAGTCCACTTCATCGACGATCGCGAAATTCAGCGGCCGCTGCACGCGCGCATTGGTCTCGTAGACCATGTTGTCGCGCAGATAGTCGAAGCCGAATTCGTTGTTCGTGCCGTAGGTGATGTCGGCGCCGTACGCTTCCTGTTTCTGCGAGTGCTCCATCTGCGACAGATTCACGCCGCAGGACAGCCCGAGGAAGTTGTAGAGGCGCGCCATCCATTCGGCGTCGCGCTGGGCGAGGTAGTCGTTCACCGTGACGACGTGCACGCCGCGGCCCGACAGCGCGTTCAGATACGCGGCGAGCGTCGCGACGAGCGTCTTGCCCTCGCCCGTTCGCATTTCCGCGATCTTGCCGTAATGCAGGACCATGCCGCCGATCAGCTGGACGTCGAAGTGACGCATCTTGAGCACGCGCCGGCTCGCCTCTCGGCAGACCGCGAACGCTTCGGGCAGGATCACGTCGAGCGATGTGCCACCCGCGACGCGCTGGCGAAATTCATCGGTCTTGGCGCGCAGCTGGTCGTCCGAGTACTTCTCGACGGTCGGCTCGAGGGCATTGATCGCCGCAACGGTCTTTTGGTACTGCTTGACCAGCCGCTGATTGCGGCTGCCAAAAATCTTTTGAAGGAAACCGGTCGTCATCGGATCAGTGTCTGCGTCGCGGCTTCGGACGGGCGCATGCAAAGGCTGCGTCCTGGCTCGGGTAACCTCGGCGACTTAAGTCCATAGGGTGAAATTCGAATCGTGAATTTTAGCACGCGAGTCTGTCAGAGCTTGCGTCGGCGTGCCCGCGCGCGCGTCGGCGCGGCGCGACAGTCAACCAGTTGAAAGCTCGCCGTGCGAGCCGCGCGCAAAAAGGGCCGCGCGACTCGGACGACCCCACGCCTCGCGTACAATCGAGCCGTGCCGTTACGGGTCTGTCCAAGCAAAAATGAGCCGCTTTTCTACAAATTCAAGGCCGGGAACGAAGCGAGTCGACCCGCGTTTCGATCCGCGCCGCCCGCAGGCACTCGCTGACGTCCTCGACCGCACCGATGCCTTCCGCGCACTGCGCGCGGGCGTCGAGCAGGTGGCCTCGCTTCAGCGTGATCTGAATTCGTTGTTGCCGGACTATCTGGCGTCGAATGTCGAGCCGGGTTTCATCAAGGACGGCGTGCTGGCGCTGTTCGCGGCCCATAATGCGCTCGCCGCGCGCCTGCGGCATCTCGAACCGCGCCTGCTTGCCGATCTTCAGCAGCGCGGGTGGGCGGTCGAGTCGCTGAGAATTCGCGTGCGTCCGCAATCGATGAAAGAGCCCGCGCCGCCGAAACAG
It encodes the following:
- the secA gene encoding preprotein translocase subunit SecA; amino-acid sequence: MTTGFLQKIFGSRNQRLVKQYQKTVAAINALEPTVEKYSDDQLRAKTDEFRQRVAGGTSLDVILPEAFAVCREASRRVLKMRHFDVQLIGGMVLHYGKIAEMRTGEGKTLVATLAAYLNALSGRGVHVVTVNDYLAQRDAEWMARLYNFLGLSCGVNLSQMEHSQKQEAYGADITYGTNNEFGFDYLRDNMVYETNARVQRPLNFAIVDEVDSILIDEARTPLIISGQAEDHTDLYVRMNALPPLLEQQIGEEKADGTGVEKPGDYTLDEKARQVFLTESGHEKAERLLAEWGLIGEGESLYAPQNITLMHHIYAALRAHTLFHRDQHYVVQNGEVVIVDEFTGRMMNGRRWSDGLHQAVEAKEHVQIQAENQTLASITLQNYFRMYAKLSGMTGTADTEAYEFQEIYGLETVVIPTNRPPKRADKQDQIYKTSKERYDAVIRDIRECVERGQPTLVGTTSIEASELLSGLLGKAAIKHEVLNAKQHAREAAIVAEAGRPSAVTIATNMAGRGTDIVLGGNVEKQASFIEADLSIPEDEKAARIQKLHDEWQTLHDHVKAAGGLHIIGTERHESRRIDNQLRGRAGRQGDPGSSRFYLSLDDPLLRIFAGDRVRAIMDRLKMPEGEPIEAGMVTRSIEGAQRKVEARNFDIRKQLLEYDDVSNDQRKVIYQQRNELLEANDVQETIAAMRQSVIGDLVRTFVPAGSIEEQWEAPELEEVLRNDWSLDLAVQEMINESNSIDAEEICEAVLAAADEAYEAKVALVGRESFSAFERSIMLQTLDSRWREHLAALDHLRQGIHLRGYAQKNPKQEYKREAFELFAAMLDAVKQEVTRVVMNVQIQSPEQLEEAAEQYEEKGSHLENVSFTHADFNAPAAEPTPSAATASAAAQMVNQAMSAGDDISVATRGADDVPKVGRNDPCPCGSGKKYKNCHGKLA
- a CDS encoding DUF721 domain-containing protein; protein product: MSRFSTNSRPGTKRVDPRFDPRRPQALADVLDRTDAFRALRAGVEQVASLQRDLNSLLPDYLASNVEPGFIKDGVLALFAAHNALAARLRHLEPRLLADLQQRGWAVESLRIRVRPQSMKEPAPPKQARMSPAGASALQELAQTLAPSPLQEALARMASRHQAGNSEKGQKK